In Streptomyces chartreusis, the following proteins share a genomic window:
- a CDS encoding MvdC/MvdD family ATP grasp protein, which produces MTVLILTSEEDVTADMVVARLYATGTPVLRLDPADLPGKAVLAADYAHGDFDGHLSVNGHVLSMGGLRSIWVRRPGEPAAHAANPSPWLTAETRQALYGMLHSAAARWMNHPRNADQARLKPWQLRVAHVSGFAVPPTVFTTAPRLAREFVEEHREVVVKSASGPPPGEPVLTLPTTLIGPDADFAAVAAGPALLQRYVHKRADIRLTCVGNRLFAARKTAEPGQVDGRYGETGHAWEPVPVPDRIGKSVHEYVTLAGLAYAAFDFAEDGDGIWWFLECNQGGQFGFVELETGQPIAEEVALWLSQRRSDRRAGEGR; this is translated from the coding sequence ATGACGGTTCTGATCCTGACGTCCGAGGAGGACGTGACCGCCGACATGGTGGTGGCGAGACTGTACGCGACGGGGACGCCCGTGCTGCGACTGGACCCCGCCGACCTGCCGGGCAAGGCGGTGCTGGCCGCCGACTACGCCCACGGCGACTTCGACGGTCACCTGTCGGTCAACGGGCATGTGCTCAGCATGGGCGGCCTGCGCTCCATCTGGGTGCGCAGGCCCGGCGAGCCGGCCGCACACGCCGCCAATCCCTCGCCGTGGCTGACCGCCGAGACCCGGCAGGCGCTGTACGGGATGCTCCACTCCGCCGCCGCACGGTGGATGAACCACCCCCGCAACGCCGACCAGGCCCGGCTCAAGCCCTGGCAGCTGAGGGTCGCCCACGTGAGCGGCTTCGCGGTGCCGCCGACCGTCTTCACCACGGCACCCCGCCTGGCACGGGAGTTCGTCGAGGAGCACCGGGAAGTGGTGGTGAAGTCCGCCTCGGGACCGCCGCCCGGCGAACCCGTGCTGACCCTGCCCACCACCCTCATCGGCCCGGACGCGGACTTCGCCGCCGTCGCGGCCGGGCCCGCGCTGCTCCAGCGGTATGTGCACAAGCGCGCCGACATCCGGCTCACCTGCGTCGGCAACCGGCTGTTCGCCGCGCGCAAGACGGCCGAACCCGGCCAGGTCGACGGCCGCTACGGCGAGACCGGGCACGCCTGGGAACCGGTCCCGGTCCCCGACCGCATCGGCAAGTCGGTGCACGAGTACGTCACCCTCGCCGGACTGGCGTACGCCGCCTTCGACTTCGCCGAGGACGGGGACGGCATCTGGTGGTTCCTGGAGTGCAACCAGGGCGGCCAGTTCGGCTTCGTGGAGCTGGAGACCGGGCAGCCGATCGCGGAGGAGGTCGCCCTGTGGCTGTCCCAGCGCAGGTCGGACCGCCGCGCCGGCGAAGGCCGTTGA